Below is a genomic region from Corallococcus exiguus.
CGCGGCGCTGATGTGGACCGCCTGCGCGGGTTCCCGGCCCGTCCCGGCCGTGCGCCGAGTGGACTCCGGGCGCACGCAGTGGGTGCTGCGTCCGTCCGAGGCCTACGACGCGCTCTGCCTGTTGAACCTGCTGCGCGGCGACGCGTTCTACACGCGCTTCTATCCCGCTGAGTTCCAGCGCTTCTCCGCGCTGCTGGACGCACGGGAGCGGGCGGCGCTCGCGCACCTCACCGAGCGGATGGCGAAGCAGGGCGGGAAGATGGTGGGGCCGTTCCTGACGCTGGTCTTCTCCGTCACGGGGCCCACCACGGTGGAGGACCTGACGCGGACAGTGGCGGATGACGCCGCGTGGCGCCGGATGCGTGAGGACTTCCTGGCCACGTCGTATGGGCGGGAGGACGGCTTCGCGGAGATGGAGGACGTGCGGGAGGACCTGGGCGTCCTGCTGGCGTTCCTGAAGCGAGTGGAGTTCCCGCGCATCTGGCGGGCGGAGTACTTGCCGCAGGTGGAGCAGGCCATCGCGGTGCTGGCGGAGCGGGTGGCGCCGCACGACGTGGTGGGCTGGGATGAAGCGGTGCTGGGACGGGACCTCCAGGTGTCAGCGTTGAATGCGCACGTCCTGAAGTTCGCGCAGCCGCACGGCATCCGGGTGACGGGGTGGAACTTCCTCACGGACGCGACCTATCCGGCGGATGTCACCGTGAAGACGGCGGTGCATGAGCTGTTGCATCCACCGTTCGCCCGCGAGGGTGCGCTGGACGCGAAGCTGTCCGCGTTGGAGGCGGACCCCTACTTCCAGCGGCTCGTGCGCGAGCATGACCCTGCGTTCGGCTACACCACGGCGCGCGGTCTGACGGAGGAGGACTGCGCGGAGGCCATCGACGTCTACGTGAGCGAGCGGGAGGGCCTGCTGCGCACCCGGGACGGCCGGCCGCTCACGGGGGCGGAGTTCTTCCGCGACCATGATGACGGCCTGCACGTCCTGGCCTTCGTCCTCTACGAGGAGCTGAAGCGCGCGGGTCCCTCGCGACGAGGGACCTACGAGGCCTTCCTGCTGAGGCTCTTCGAACAGGGCGTGCTCGAGCCCGGCGCGCTGGAGCGCCGCTTCCGCGCCTCACCGGGGCACTACCCCGTGAAGGCGCTGAGCGAAGCGGCGGCTCCGTGACGGCGACGGCTCAGTCTCCTGGGGGACCGCCATCACGCGTCTGGCGGCGATACGCTCCTGGCGTGACACCGGCCCACTGCCGGAACGCGTGGCTGAACGACGCCTCCGACGCGTAGCCCGTCATCTCCGCGGCCGAGCTGAGCGTCGCGCCTTCACGCAGCAGTGCCGCCGCGCGCTGCATGCGCAGCCGGGTCAGGTACTCGAGCGGCGGCTCTCCGACGAGCTTCGCGAATCGAGCCGCGAATCCAGAGCGTGAGAGCGCGACCTCCTTCGCGAGCTTCTGCACCGTCCATGGCTCCTCCGGGCGTTGATGCATCAGCCCGAGCGCCGCAGCAATGGACTTGTCTCTCAGCGCACCGAGAAACCCCGTCGAGCCTTCGGGCAGCGACTCGATGTACGCACGAAGGATCTGGATGAAGATGACGTCCGCCATGCGCGTCAGCACCAACTCGGAGCCGGGACGGTTCGATTCGATTTCCTGCGCGATGAACTTCACGTTCTGAAGGAACGACGGCACCGCCCCGGCGGCATCGGGCGTGATTCGGACGACGGACGGCAGCATTGCCAGGAGGGGCACGTCGAAGCGCTCATCGACAGCGAACATGCCGCAGACCATCGTTGACTGCGCACCGCCTCCACCAAATTCGAGGCGGCGCACGGGCCCGGCCGAGCTCCGCACCGTCAACTGGCTGAACGGCGTGACGGGCGTGCTCGGCTGGTCCCTGACGGAGTGGGGCCCTTGCGAGATGATCGCGAGCTCTCCGCCAGACAGCGCGACCGCTGCGGAGTCCTCGCCGCTCGACAGCCAACAGCTTCCTCTGGCGACGTAGTGGAAGCGCAGGCTGTGCTTCGCGGGAGGCAAGCAAAAGCCCCAGGGAGCGCTCGCGACGGACCACGACCACGCGGTGTTCTTGAGGCGTACGTGGCTCAGCACCTGGCTCAGGGCGTCCATGCGGGGTCTTGTCTCGTGCGCTGTCGGCTCACCCGGCCGGGCGGGCATGTATTGGACGTATTATGAAGAGAGCTGGACGCGAAAGCATGGAGCGTCCCGTGACGGGCCGCTACTCAGTGGACCCATGGGAAGACTTACGGGAAAGGTAGCGCTCGTCACTGGCAGTAACGGTGGCATCGGCTTCGCCACCGCCAGGCTGTTCGCCGAGGAGGGCGCGCACGTCTACGTCAACGGGCGTCGACGTGAGCAGGTGGAGGTGGCGGTCCGGAGGATCGGCCCGAACGCCACGCCCCTGCCTGGTGACGTCTCGCGGGCGGAGGACCTCCGGCGAATGTTCGAGCACATAAAGCGGGAGCGCAAAGCGCTCGACATCGTCGTCGCGAACGCCGCCATCTCGCGAGGCGCCGCGCTCGGAGGGATTGACGAGCGCACGTATCAGGAGGTGTTCGACGTGAACGTGAAGGGCGTCATCTTCACGGTCCAGGGCGCGCTCCCGTTGATGGCGGATGGCGGCTCGGTCTTGCTCATGGGCTCCGTCATCACCGGCAAGGGAATCCCAGGCGAGACACTCTACGCCGCGTCCAAGGCGACCATCCGCTCACTTGCGCGCACGTGGGCCGCCGAGCTCGCGCCGCGCAGGATCCGGGTGAACGTCGTGACGCCCGGTGCGATCCACACCGAGGGTATGGAGGCCGCGCTTGGCGGCTCCGAAGCGACCGCACAACGGCTCGACGCGATGGCGCAGGCGATTCCTGTCGGCCGTGTAGGCGAGCCCGAAGACCTCGCCCGTGCCCTCTTGTTCATGGCGTCGAGTGACGCGGCCTACGTCAACGGCACCGAGCTGTACGTCGATGGGGGACGCACTCAAGTCTAGGTGCTGTCGAGTGTCAGAAGCACTCGCGCGCGTCGGTGAACGCCGGGCAGTAGGTGTCCTGGCCATTGCAGGACACGCCGCCGCACACCTTGGAGCTCAGCGGCTGCAGCGTGTAGGCGTTGAAGCCCGTGCAGCTCAGGAGCGTGTTGTTCGCCTCGCAGTAGAAGGTCACGGTCGTCGGCGTGGGACAGTTCTTCCACTGGCCATCACACATCACCGCCTGGCCCTCCACGGCCTCGCAGTGATTGCCCGAGCAGGACACCGACGTCCCGCCCGGACACGACGCCGTGCAGACGGCCATGGCTGTCACTTCGGAACCCTCTTGAGGCTGGAGCGTTTCCTCCGCCTCCATCGGGCCACCACATGCCGCCGTCTGCAGGCCCAGCACCGCCATCGCCACGAACAGGAAACGCTTCATCACAGACTTCTCCGGGAGAAAGTCGCAAAACGGAATATACCGGAAGAGCTGTTGCGAATAGGAGGGATGGGGGCCCTGTTGAGGGGGAGCTCGCCACCACCACCACGCTGGTCACCACCGAGGCGGAGCTGAAGGCGCTGGCGGACGCGGCGAAGGCGGCCGGGGCCCTCACGCTGGTGCCCGCCTTCGAGGGCATGCCCTTCGCGGCGCCGCTCGTGGGCCTGGGCGTGGCGCTTCCGGACGGCTCCACGCGCTACGTGCCGCTGAGGCACCAGCAGCTGGGCGCCACGCAGGTGCCGGTGGCGGCCTTCACCGCGGCGATGAAGGACGTGATTTCGGACGCGGCGGTGAAGAAGGGCGGACACGATCTCAAGGCGCTCACGCTGGTGCTGGCCCATGAAGGGCTGACGCTGGAGGGCGCGCAGGACGACGTGGAGCTCTTGAGCTACCTGCTCAACCCGTCGCGCCGGGAGCACGCGCTGGCGGACCTGGCGCGTGAACGGCTTCGCTCGGAGCTTCCCGCGCTGCCCGCGTCGGTGGAGGGCAAGAAGGGGCGGCCGCTGGCGGACCACGGGCCGGAGGAGGTGGCCGCGGCGTACGCGGTGCGCGCGGACGCGGCGCGCAGGATGGCGCCGGAGCTGTGGAAGGAGCTGGAGCTGGGCGGGCTCTCGGAGCTGGCGCGCACGCTGGAGCTGCCGCTGTTGCCCGTACTCGCGCGCATGGAGCGCGAGGGCGTGAAGCTGGACGTGACGGAGCGAATAGGAGGGATGGGGGCCCTGTTGAGGGGGAGCGGAGAGTCCCCGCAAGGTCTTCTTCTACATCAGCGACGACGGCGACATCATGGTCATCCACTACGACAACTGGAAAGCTGTCTTCCTTGAACAGCGCTGCCAGGGCACCCTGGAGGTCTGGCTTGAGTCATTCACCATGATGCGCGGTCCGAAATTGTACAAGCTTCGGGCCGAACCTTACGAGTTCGCCGACATCACCTTGAACAGCTATTACGATTGGGAGTTCCGGAACGTCCATCTCGTTTGCGCCGCCATGCGCCCTTGAGGCACTGCCTGATACGCCTGCCGTCTTCCTCCAAAGGTCTATAAAATGAGACACGATGGTTTTCAGGAAAGGCCCGCAGTGCAGGTCCAGTGCGGAAGTTCACTATTTAGGTTAAGCCCATGAGCCGGTTCGTGTTCTGGACTGGCATTTACAACGCGGTGCTGGCCGCCAGTTTGCTATTTCCACCGATGTACCGGGCAATCGGGCTAAACATCCCCGCTCCGATCTGGGGATGGCTGTTTAGTGCTTTTCTCGCTTACACCAGCCTGGTCCTTATCTATGCATCGAAGGACCTCCACCGCTGCGCACCCCTGGTGTATTGGGAAGCGCTGCTGCGATACGCGGCGGGCCTGTTGTTGATCGCCGGAGGCCTTTTCGGGAACCTCGGCCTTACGGCCGCCGCCGTCGGTACAGCGGACCTGTTCATCGGGCTGGTCTACATGTTCGGTCTGCCCCATGAGCTCGAAGTTTCTCATTCTGCGCTGCTCTTGGATAAGGTTGACCCGGATGGACGAGCCAAAGCGGCATAGTTCATCCAGAGGCAGAGAATTGAGCGGGGCAATAACACTACTTGGTCAGATGAATCGGGCGCTGCGGCCCGGTGTTGAAGGGGCATGACGCCCGCGCAATTGCACAAGCTCGACCGAGAGCTTTCCGAGTACCTGGACACGATGACGGTCGGGCTGGGGCGCACGGAGCGGCGGCGCGCACTGGGCGGCTACGTCACGGGCCTCCTGCTGGACGGAGAGCGCAAGAGCATCGAGCCCATGGCGGCACGGCTGGCCCCTGCACCCACGCAGACGGAAGCCCTGCGCCAACGACTGCAACAGTGCGTGTCCGGCGCGGCCTGGGATGACGCCCAGGTGCGCTGCCGGCTCACGCAGAAGTTGGAGCGGGAGCTCCCGGGCCTGGAAGCCCTCCTCATCGACGACACGGGATTCCCGAAGAAGGGCATGCATTCAGTGGGGGTCGCACGCCAGTACTGCGAATAGGAGGGATGGGGGCCCTGTTGAGGGGGAGGGAGGATGCAGAGGGGCCGAGGAGGGCCGCTGACGGGGCCGCCCGAGCGATGCTCCCGGCCGGTGGACAGGCCGCTTGAGCCCCTTGGGGCACACGCCTGCCCAGGCCGCGCTCCCATCAGGTGCGTGGCAGGAGCCTGGGCCTGTTGGCTGTCTTGAGCCTCAACACCCCACGGCCTGGGGTGGCCCTCGTGCCGGGGCCAACCTCGCACATGCCGTGGGCAAGCCCAGGTGCTCCAGAATCGCCCGCACCCCGGGGGCCCCCTTCACGTACGCCAAGACCCGCCGCCTGCCTCCACACCTCACGCAGGCGAACACGTCGAAGTCAAACGTCCTCCTGAGCAACTCCGCCCAGTCCACTCGCGGTGTCCTCTCCTTCATCCGCTCCTTCTTGGCCGCTGCCTCAAGCCCCGCGCTCGCCTCCTCCGCACCTGCTTGAGGGAGCACCAGCTGCGGTGGCTGCACGACCTGCGGCGCACCGCGCCCGAACTGTACCCGGTGGTGGCCCACGACGGCGCGCAGATGCAGGACTACCAGCGCCGTGGGCTCATCCTGGACGGATGCTCTGACCCATTGGCTTGGGCTAATGTCTGACGCCGCCATGCCACGACTCCAACTAACGATGAGCGATGCAGACTGCCTAGCCGAAGCGGAGCGGATCCAGCGGCTGCTGGCCGAGCAGGCCGCGCGGCATGACAGGGAGACCTCCCTGCCTGACGAGGGCTTCGAGACCATTGCCCAATCCCCGCTGAATACCGCGCTGCTGGAGGGTGCTTCCTGGCTGACCTTCGGGCGCATCGTCAGCATCCTGAGCCGGGGCAGCGCCTCCTTCGGGACGCTCTGGCTGATGCACCAGGGCGCAGGGCTCGCCTTCTTGGCCCTGCCGGAGCCCGCGCTGGTGACCTCATTCAACGACAGGTTCCGCCAGGGAGCTTGGTTCGGCAACGCCCTGTCCGAGCCCACCAGCGGCAACATGTTCCTCATGCCTCATCAGGAGGCCTGCCGCGCCGAAGGCGGCTGGCGCCTGTCCGGGGCCAAGCGCTTCGTGTCGGGCAGCGAGAAGGCTAGCTACCTGCTCACCAATGCCGTGTGTGATGGCCAGCCCGCCTTCTTCCTCATCGACAAGGACGACTCCATCCGGGTGGAGGATGTCTGGGACACCCTGGGTATGCGGGCCACGCGCAGCCAGCTCTTGCACTTCCAGGACACGCTGCTGCCGGAGTCCCGGCGGCTGCGGCTGGATCCCGCCCAGCCCAACCCTATCGCCCTGGGTCTGCCGTGGATCTCCATCGGCATCGCCGAGGCGGCGCTGGCCTTCGCCATCTCATACGCCAGGGAGCGCAAGCTGCCTCCGGAGAATCGGGCGATCGCAGAGATGCAGTGGGTGCAGTTCTCGGTGGCGGAGATGAGCCTCCGTCTGGAGGCGGCGCGGGCGCTGGCCATGCGCGCGGCCATCGCCACGGATCAACGCGAGCTGGACTTCCCCGTGCTGCAGATGCAGGCCAAAGTCGTGGCCAATGAGGCAGCCGTGGCCATCACCACCGCGGCCATGGAACTCGCTGGAGGCTCGGGCTACATGCGGAGCCACCCCATAGAGCG
It encodes:
- a CDS encoding AraC family transcriptional regulator; its protein translation is MDALSQVLSHVRLKNTAWSWSVASAPWGFCLPPAKHSLRFHYVARGSCWLSSGEDSAAVALSGGELAIISQGPHSVRDQPSTPVTPFSQLTVRSSAGPVRRLEFGGGGAQSTMVCGMFAVDERFDVPLLAMLPSVVRITPDAAGAVPSFLQNVKFIAQEIESNRPGSELVLTRMADVIFIQILRAYIESLPEGSTGFLGALRDKSIAAALGLMHQRPEEPWTVQKLAKEVALSRSGFAARFAKLVGEPPLEYLTRLRMQRAAALLREGATLSSAAEMTGYASEASFSHAFRQWAGVTPGAYRRQTRDGGPPGD
- a CDS encoding acyl-CoA dehydrogenase family protein, translated to MSDADCLAEAERIQRLLAEQAARHDRETSLPDEGFETIAQSPLNTALLEGASWLTFGRIVSILSRGSASFGTLWLMHQGAGLAFLALPEPALVTSFNDRFRQGAWFGNALSEPTSGNMFLMPHQEACRAEGGWRLSGAKRFVSGSEKASYLLTNAVCDGQPAFFLIDKDDSIRVEDVWDTLGMRATRSQLLHFQDTLLPESRRLRLDPAQPNPIALGLPWISIGIAEAALAFAISYARERKLPPENRAIAEMQWVQFSVAEMSLRLEAARALAMRAAIATDQRELDFPVLQMQAKVVANEAAVAITTAAMELAGGSGYMRSHPIERYLRDAMSGPLMAWSPAVIRDFLGKTLLGLQPPPPQA
- a CDS encoding SDR family NAD(P)-dependent oxidoreductase, whose product is MGRLTGKVALVTGSNGGIGFATARLFAEEGAHVYVNGRRREQVEVAVRRIGPNATPLPGDVSRAEDLRRMFEHIKRERKALDIVVANAAISRGAALGGIDERTYQEVFDVNVKGVIFTVQGALPLMADGGSVLLMGSVITGKGIPGETLYAASKATIRSLARTWAAELAPRRIRVNVVTPGAIHTEGMEAALGGSEATAQRLDAMAQAIPVGRVGEPEDLARALLFMASSDAAYVNGTELYVDGGRTQV